The Nocardioides humi genome includes a region encoding these proteins:
- the allB gene encoding allantoinase AllB has product MAAELDLVVRARRAIVDGEERAVSVGVADGRIAVVAGLSEPPAAARIVTLEDDEVLLPGLVDTHVHVNEPGRTEWEGFASATAAAAAGGVTTILDMPLNSVPPTTTVEHLRVKQEAARGQVRVDVGFWGGAVPGNLGDLESLHRAGVFGFKCFLLDSGVEEFGHLDPGAFALALEETARLGALMIVHAEDGSLIDDGALDGVRYAGFLASRPRAAEETAIGLVVDRARTSGGRAHIVHLSSAGAVPLLRAARAEGVDVSVETCPHYLTFDAEHIGDGATELKCCPPIREADNREALWAALDAGDIDFVVSDHSPCTAELKQRGAGDFGAAWGGIASVQLGLPAVWTGARGRGRTLAEVVGWMASAPAERCGLAHKGRIAVGADADLVRFAPDDSFTVDVARLRHRNPVSAYAGRRLLGVVRETWLRGATVDDDAPRGRLLERGRR; this is encoded by the coding sequence GTGGCAGCTGAGCTCGACCTGGTCGTCCGGGCGCGGCGGGCGATCGTGGACGGCGAGGAGCGTGCGGTGTCGGTGGGCGTCGCGGACGGGCGGATCGCCGTGGTGGCGGGCCTCTCGGAGCCGCCCGCCGCTGCCCGCATCGTCACGCTGGAGGACGACGAGGTGCTGCTGCCCGGCCTGGTCGACACCCATGTGCACGTCAACGAGCCCGGCCGCACGGAGTGGGAGGGCTTCGCCAGCGCCACCGCGGCCGCCGCGGCCGGGGGCGTCACCACGATCCTCGACATGCCGCTCAACTCCGTCCCGCCCACCACGACCGTCGAGCACCTGCGGGTCAAGCAGGAGGCGGCACGCGGCCAGGTGCGGGTCGACGTCGGCTTCTGGGGCGGCGCGGTGCCCGGCAACCTCGGCGATCTCGAGTCCCTGCACCGGGCGGGTGTGTTCGGGTTCAAGTGCTTCCTGCTCGACTCGGGGGTCGAGGAGTTCGGTCATCTCGACCCCGGCGCGTTCGCCCTCGCCCTGGAGGAGACGGCGCGGCTCGGGGCGCTGATGATCGTGCACGCCGAGGACGGCTCGCTGATCGACGACGGCGCGCTCGACGGCGTCCGGTACGCCGGCTTCCTGGCGTCGCGCCCGCGCGCGGCCGAGGAGACCGCGATCGGGCTGGTCGTCGACCGGGCGCGGACCAGCGGCGGCCGGGCGCACATCGTCCACCTGAGCAGCGCGGGCGCCGTCCCCCTGCTGCGCGCCGCCCGCGCCGAGGGCGTGGACGTGAGCGTCGAGACCTGCCCCCACTACCTGACCTTCGACGCCGAGCACATCGGCGACGGCGCGACCGAGCTCAAGTGCTGCCCGCCGATCCGCGAGGCCGACAACCGGGAGGCGCTCTGGGCGGCACTGGACGCCGGCGACATCGACTTCGTCGTCTCCGACCACTCGCCGTGCACGGCCGAGCTCAAGCAGCGCGGCGCCGGCGACTTCGGCGCGGCGTGGGGCGGGATCGCGTCCGTCCAGCTGGGCCTGCCCGCGGTGTGGACCGGCGCCCGCGGGCGCGGCCGGACGCTGGCCGAGGTCGTCGGCTGGATGGCGAGCGCGCCCGCCGAGCGGTGCGGGCTCGCCCACAAGGGCCGGATCGCCGTCGGCGCGGACGCCGACCTGGTCCGGTTCGCGCCGGACGATTCGTTCACCGTCGACGTCGCCCGGCTGCGGCACCGCAACCCGGTCTCGGCCTACGCCGGCCGCCGCCTGCTCGGCGTCGTCCGCGAGACCTGGCTGCGCGGCGCGACCGTCGACGACGACGCCCCACGGGGACGACTGCTGGAGAGGGGAAGGCGATGA
- a CDS encoding bifunctional allantoicase/(S)-ureidoglycine aminohydrolase, with protein MTYYVPRGGLPPQTALTTDRARFTDAYAVIPRRTLSDITASYLPGWSGMRMWVLARPLSGFAETFSQYVVEVAPGGGSDAPESDPAAEAVLFVVDGAPRLTLDGTTHELAPGSYAFLPPGASWTLHNASGANATFHWIRKAYAPAPGLDVPPAFVTREQDVDPVAMPDTDGSWSTTRFVDIADLRHDMHVNIVTFRPGGAIPFPETHVMEHGLYVLEGKAVYLLNQDWVEVEAGDFMWLRAFCPQACYAGGPGVFRYLLYKDVNRHAGL; from the coding sequence ATGACCTACTACGTGCCCCGGGGCGGCCTGCCGCCCCAGACGGCGCTGACCACCGACCGCGCGCGGTTCACCGACGCCTACGCCGTGATCCCGCGGCGGACGCTGAGCGACATCACCGCGTCCTACCTCCCCGGCTGGTCGGGGATGCGGATGTGGGTGCTCGCCCGGCCGCTGTCCGGCTTCGCCGAGACCTTCAGCCAGTACGTCGTCGAGGTCGCGCCCGGCGGCGGGTCGGACGCACCCGAGTCCGACCCGGCCGCGGAGGCGGTGCTGTTCGTCGTCGACGGCGCGCCGCGACTGACCCTCGACGGCACGACCCACGAGCTCGCGCCCGGGTCGTACGCCTTCCTCCCGCCCGGCGCGTCCTGGACCCTGCACAACGCCTCGGGCGCGAACGCCACCTTCCACTGGATCCGCAAGGCCTACGCGCCCGCGCCCGGACTCGACGTGCCTCCTGCGTTCGTCACGCGCGAGCAGGACGTCGACCCGGTCGCGATGCCCGACACCGACGGGTCCTGGTCCACGACCCGCTTCGTCGACATCGCGGACCTGCGCCACGACATGCACGTCAACATCGTGACCTTCCGTCCCGGCGGCGCCATCCCCTTCCCCGAGACGCACGTCATGGAGCACGGCCTCTACGTGCTCGAGGGCAAGGCCGTCTACCTGCTCAACCAGGACTGGGTGGAGGTCGAGGCCGGCGACTTCATGTGGCTGCGTGCCTTCTGCCCGCAGGCCTGCTATGCCGGCGGGCCCGGGGTGTTCCGCTACCTGCTCTACAAGGACGTCAACCGGCACGCGGGCCTGTAG
- a CDS encoding nucleotidyltransferase family protein, which translates to MSTPTPATLRLRAALAERSGQVAEILDRYGATNARLFGSVARGEAREDSDLDLLVDLLPAGGNELLRVAGLGEELSELLGVRVDVVAADLLRREVSATALADAVAV; encoded by the coding sequence ATGAGCACGCCGACTCCCGCCACGCTGCGGCTGCGTGCCGCGCTGGCGGAGCGGAGTGGTCAGGTCGCGGAGATCCTCGACAGGTACGGCGCCACCAACGCTCGCCTGTTCGGGTCCGTCGCGCGCGGCGAGGCCCGCGAGGACAGCGACCTCGACCTGCTCGTCGACCTCCTGCCCGCAGGAGGCAACGAGCTCCTGCGGGTGGCCGGTCTGGGTGAGGAGCTGTCGGAGCTTCTCGGCGTGCGGGTGGACGTCGTCGCTGCGGACCTGCTTCGACGCGAGGTGTCGGCGACGGCGCTGGCCGACGCGGTGGCGGTGTGA
- a CDS encoding HepT-like ribonuclease domain-containing protein, which yields MSRSDDERLDDIRVAIERCLAYREHLDSPELGSMAYDAVLRNLAVIGEAVKALPHEFKDAHPSVPWPSIAGLRNVVVHEYFRVDPDLIRDILSDPLARLALAVAETRH from the coding sequence GTGAGCCGCTCTGACGACGAGCGTCTCGACGACATCCGGGTGGCGATCGAGCGCTGCCTGGCCTACCGCGAGCACCTCGACTCGCCGGAGCTCGGATCGATGGCGTACGACGCCGTGCTCAGGAACCTGGCAGTGATCGGCGAGGCGGTCAAGGCGCTGCCGCACGAATTCAAGGATGCCCACCCGTCCGTTCCGTGGCCGTCGATCGCGGGTCTGCGGAACGTGGTCGTCCATGAGTACTTCCGGGTCGATCCCGACCTGATCCGCGACATCCTGTCGGATCCGCTGGCACGGCTGGCCCTCGCCGTCGCGGAGACACGCCACTAG